A window of Rhododendron vialii isolate Sample 1 chromosome 11a, ASM3025357v1 contains these coding sequences:
- the LOC131308509 gene encoding eyes absent homolog, whose amino-acid sequence MDTTDTTRGSAENSSDQRLKVYIWDMDETLILLKSLLNRTYAEAFNGLKDVQKGVEIGNVWENHILQVCDNYFFYEQIENCNAPFLDALSQHDDGRDLSNYDFHQDGFSGLQDDSSKRKLAYRHRVIAQKYKKGLHRIFDQEMRKFWDDLFDVTDSYTDRWLSSARSCLEQCSGGNEDLTPGTTSADGIHDSIKKFRHINVLVTSGSLIPSLVKCLLFRLDDLITYENVYSSWDVGKLQCFSMIKERFSGPNVQFCVIGDGWEECEAAQAMRWPFVKINVEPGGSHRFPGLSLRTLNHYFSIVYGNAVAKEDDD is encoded by the exons ATGGATACCACTGACACGACAAGGGGTTCTGCTGAAAACTCCAGCGATCAAAGGCTGAAAGTCTATATATGGGACATGGATGAGACTCTTATATTGCTCAAGTCATTGTTAAACAGAACATACGCAGAGGCCTTCAATGGCTTAAAGGATGTGCAGAAGGGTGTTGAAATTGGGAATGTATGGGAGAACCACATCCTTCAAGTCTGCGATAACTATTTCTTTTATGAACAA ATTGAAAACTGCAATGCACCCTTTCTTGATGCCTTGAGCCAACATGATGATGGGAGAGATCTTTCTAATTACGATTTCCACCAGGATGGTTTTAGTGGCCTACAAGATGACAGCAGTAAAAGGAAATTGGCATACCGGCATCGTGTTATAGCACAGAAGTACAAAAAG GGTTTACATAGAATCTTTGATCAAGAAATGAGAAAGTTCTGGGATGATCTCTTTGACGTGACTGATAGTTACACAGATAGATGGCTCTCTTCAG CTCGATCCTGTTTGGAGCAGTGTTCTGGTGGGAATGAGGACTTAACTCCTGGTACAACCTCAGCTGATGGGATCCATGACTCCATCAAAAAATTTCGGCACATCAATGTTCTAGTGACTTCTGGTTCATTGATACCAAGCCTTGTCAAATGCTTACTCTTTCGACTGGATGACTTGATAACATATGAGAATG TCTACAGCTCATGGGATGTGGGAAAGCTCCAGTGTTTTTCGATGATTAAGGAGCGATTCAGTGGCCCTAATGTCCAGTTTTGTGTGATTGGGGACGGATGGGAGGAGTGTGAAGCTGCACAAGCAATGAGATGGCCCTTTGTTAAAATCAACGTGGAACCAGGCGGTTCTCACCGATTTCCAGGCCTCTCATTGAGAACTCTGAACCACTATTTCTCCATTGTATATGGAAACGCTGTTGCGAAAGAAGATGATGATTAA